The Microbacterium horticulturae region GCCACGAGGTGCTCGGGCCAGTCCACCGACGAGATGCGCGTCATGCCCGCCACGCGCAACCGGTTCGGCGCCGCGGGCGCGGCCGGCCCCGCCCCGACGTTCTCGCTCACGCCGGGGCTCCCGCCAGCGCGGCCTCGGGGGCTGCGACCTCCTGCGAGAAGTAGAGCCGCTCGGCGGCCTCGCCCTTCTTGCCGATGTTGAACGACGAGATGGGGCGGAAGTAGCCCATCACCCGCGTCCACACCTCGCACGAGGCGCCGCAGGTGGGGCACTGCTCGTGGTGGCCCGAGACGTACCCGTGCGCGGGGCAGATAGAGAACGTCGGCGTCACGGTGATGTACGGCAGGCGGAAGCGCTCGAGCGAGCGGCGCACGAGATTCTTGCAGGCGACCGCCGAGACCAGCGCCTCGCCCATGTAGAGGTGCAGCACAGTGCCGCCGGTGTACTTGGCCTGCAGTTCCTCCTGCTGCTCGAGCGCCTCGAACGGGTCGTCGGTCCACCCCACGGGCAGCTGCGAGCTGTTCGTGTAATACGGGTTGTCCTCGGTGCCGGCGTGGATGATCCCCGGGAAGCGCGCGATGTCTTCCTTCGCGAAGCGGTAGGTCGCGCCCTCGGCGGGGCTCGCCTCGAGGTTGTACATGTTGCCGGTCGAGGTCTGGAAGTCGACCATCCGCGCGCGCACGTGGTCGAGCAGTCGCAGCGCGAGCGCGCGCCCGCGGTCGGTCGTGATGTCATCGGTGTCGCCCGTGAAATTGCGCACGTACTCGTTGAGGCCGTTCACGCCGATCGTCGAGAAGTGGTTGTGCAGGCCGCCGAGGTACCGCTTGGTGTACGGGAACAGGCCGCCGGCGATGTGCCCGTCGATCACGGCGCGCTTGATCTCGAGGCTGTTGCGCGCGATCTCGAGGAGTTCGTCCAGGCGACGGATGACGGCATCCTCGTCTCCCGCGTGCACGAAGCCGAGTCGGGCGCAATTGACGGTGACCACGCCCAGCGATCCGGTCTGCTCGGCCGAGCCGAAGAGGCCGTTGCCGCGCTTGAGCAGCTCGGTGACATCCAGTTGCAGGCGGCAGCACATCGAACGGATCATGTGCGGATCGAGGTCGGAGTTCACGAAGTTCTGGAAGTAGGGCAGCCCGTACTTCGCCGTCATCGCGAACAGCGCCTCGACGTTGGGCCCGTCCCAGTCGAAGTCGCGGGTGATGTTGTACGTCGGGATCGGGAAGGTGAAGGCCCGGCCCGCGGCATCCCCTCCGCTCATCACCTCGATGAAGGCGCGGTTGATCATGGCCATCTCGTCGGTGAGCTCGCCGTAGGTGAACGGCTGCACGGCGCCGCCGATGAGGGGATGCTGCTCGGCGAGATCGTCGGGCACGGTCCAGTCGAACGTGAGGTTGGTGAACGGGGTCTGCGTGCCCCAGCGCGAGGGGATGTTGAGGTTGAAGACGAACTCCTGCATGGTCTGCAGCACGACGTCGTACCCGAGGGCGTCGAGCCGCACGAACGGAGCGAGGTAGGTGTCGAACGAGCTGAAGGCTTGGGCGCCGGCCCACTCGTTCTGGAGGGTGCCGAGGAAGTTCACCATCTGCCCGAGGGCGCTCGTCAGATGCTTCGGCGGGGCCGAGGCGATCTTGCCGGGCGCGCCGTTGAAGCCCTCTTCGAGCAGCATCCGCAGCGACCAGCCCGCGCAGTAGCCGGCGAACACGTCGAGGTCGTGGATATGGATGTCGCCCGCCCGATGCGCCTGCCCCGCCTCGGGTGCGTACACCTCGTTGAGCCAGTAGTTGGCGATCAGCTTGCCCGAGGCGTTCAGGATGAGGCCGCCCAGTGAGTACCCCTGGTTGGCGTTGGCGTTCACCCGCCAGTCGGAGCGGTCGAGGTACTCCTCGACGGTCGATGAGACGGTGACGGTGTCCGGTGCGTGCATGGTTGCTCCCCGTGTTGTGTGACATTGCGTCCTTTCGACCACCGGAACGCGATGACCACTATATGTGGGAGTGATTCTGGATGCCGACACTATATGTCGTGGTCGACAAGAAGGGCCGCGACGAACTCCGGTGCAATTGCCGAGTTGTGCAGACACGCCTGCGGCTCCCGCGGATTCGCGCGGATGGGTGTAGGTGTCAGGCGCTCTCGGCGAGGTAGCGCTCGACCGCGGGCGCCACCAGGTCGACGAGTTCGTCGAGCGGCAGGTCGGCCAGCATCGGCACCTGCAGCACATGCCGCGCGACCGATGTTCCGAACAGGTGGGATGCCGCCAGCGCGAACCCACGTGCGGCTGGGCTGTCGGCGATGTGGGGGACCGGGGCGTCTTCGCGGGCGCGCGCGGTGAGCGCCTCGATGAGCATCATCACGCCGTGACCACTCGTCATCGCCGAGCGGACGAGTCCGAGTAGAACCGGGCGGATCTCGGGGTCTTCCCAGATCTCGAAGTAGGCCGTGGTCAGGCGTCGGCCGCGACCGTCGGGCGAACCTGAGAACGCTGCGGCCAGACGCTGCGGGATGGCCGTGCGATCGGCCATCGTCGTCGCGAACAACCGCTCTTTGTCGGTGAAGAAGTGCCGCACGAGGGCCGGATCGACGCCGGCTCGCGCGGCGATGGCCCGGATGGACGCCCCGTCATACCCCTTCGCGGCAAACAGATCGCGCGCCGCGTCGAGGATCGCATCGCGGGTGCCGCTGTCGCCGGTCCGGCGCCCCGAAGGTCGACGACGAGCGGGGGGATGCTGCTCGCTGGCCATGCGCTCAGTCTATAACTCCACGATGGGGGATTTCCTCGGTCGGGGAGTTCTCGATATGCTGACCGCGAGCCGCTTCACGCGCGGCAGGAGGAGGGGCCGCCATGGCCGACGCGGTGATCGAGGTCTCTGGCCTCACGAAGTCGTTCGGGCGCTTCCCCGCGCTGCGCGGACTCGACCTGAACGTGGCCAAGGGCGAGGTCCACGGCTTTCTCGGCCCGAACGGGGCGGGCAAGTCGACGACCATCCGCGTGCTGCTCGGGCTGCTGCGTGCCGACGGAGGAACGGCCCGTGTGCTCGGCGGCGACCCGTGGAAGGACGTGGTCGCGCTGCACCGCCGGCTGGCGTATGTGCCGGGCGACGTATCGCTGTGGCCGGGCATGACCGGCGGTGAGGCCATCGACCTTCTCGGTTCGCTGCGCGGCGGACTCGACGAGGCCCGGCGCAAGGACCTCATCGAGCGGTTCGAGCTCGACCCGACCAAGCGGGGGCGGCAATACTCGAAGGGCAATCGGCAGAAGGTGGCGATCGTGGCCGCACTGGCCTCCGACGTCGAACTCTTGATCCTCGACGAGCCGACGAGCGGGCTCGACCCGCTCATGGAGAACGTGTTCCAGGAGGTCATCGGCGAGGCGAAGGCGCGCGGCGCGAGCGTGCTGCTGTCGAGCCACATCCTCGCCGAGGTCGAGTCGCTCGCCGACCGGCTCTCGATCATCCGCGACGGGCGCATCGTCGAGACCGGCACCTTGGCCGACCTGCGCGGGCACACGCGTACGACGATCCACGCCGGGTTGCGGCATCCACTCCCTTCCGAGGTGCTCGCGAGCCTGCACGATGTGCACGTCGACGGCGACAAGCTGTCGGCCACGGTCGAGTCGTCGCGCATCGGCGAGGCGATGAGCGCGCTCGCGCGATACGAGATCACGGCGCTCACCGTCGAGCCGCCCTCGCTCGAGTCGCTGTTCCTGCGGCTGTATGAGCCTGACGCCGCGGGTGCCGACGAGGCCGCGCGATGAGCACCGCCATCGCCGGTACGCCGCCACTGCTGCGCGCCTCGTTGCGGCACGACGGGCGGCTGTTCGCGCCGTGGATCCTCATCACGACCGCCCTGTCGGTGTCATCGGTGCTGGTGTATCCGTGGATCTTCCCGTCCGAACAGGACCGCACGGCCCTTGCCACTGCGATCGGCGCCAATCCCGCTTTGGGACTGATCTTCGGTCCGGCGTTCGACCTGTCGACCACCGACGGGTTCAATGCGTGGCGGTCGCTGGCGCTCGGCGGCTTTCTCACGGCGCTCGGGGTGGTCTTCTTGGTCACGCGCGCCACGCGCGCGCAGGAGGACTCGGGGCAGGCCGAGCTGCTGGCCTCCGGTGTGATGGGGCGCGCGGCCCGGCTCATGGCTGGGGTGTGGATGTGCCTCGCTCTCTCGGTCGTGCTCGGTGTCGTCGTCGGCGTCGTGACGGCGTCGTGCGGCGGCGGATGGAACGCCTCGATGCTGCTGGGCGCGACCATGGCCGCGACCGGGTGGATGTTCACGGGCGTCGCCGCGATCACCGCGCAGTTGGGGTCGGACGTCCGCACCGCCAACTCGCTCGCGGTCGGTACGCTCGGGGCGCTGTTCGTGCTGCGCGGCGTCGCATATGCGATGGATGCTGTGGACTGGACCATCTGGATCAACCCGCTGGGGTGGATGACGCAGACCAAGCCCGCGGTCGAGAACGACTGGTGGCCGCTGCTGCTCGCGGTGGTGCTCACCGCCGTGCTGCTGGCCGTCGCGTTCGCGCTGCAGGCGCGGCGCGACTTCGGCGGGGGCGCTGTCGCCCCGCGCCCCGGTCCTGCGCGCGGTCGCGAGCGGTCGACGCTGCGGCTCGCGCTCCGCGTGAACCGCGCGCCGCTGATCACCTGGGCTCTGGCGTTCG contains the following coding sequences:
- a CDS encoding ABC transporter permease → MSTAIAGTPPLLRASLRHDGRLFAPWILITTALSVSSVLVYPWIFPSEQDRTALATAIGANPALGLIFGPAFDLSTTDGFNAWRSLALGGFLTALGVVFLVTRATRAQEDSGQAELLASGVMGRAARLMAGVWMCLALSVVLGVVVGVVTASCGGGWNASMLLGATMAATGWMFTGVAAITAQLGSDVRTANSLAVGTLGALFVLRGVAYAMDAVDWTIWINPLGWMTQTKPAVENDWWPLLLAVVLTAVLLAVAFALQARRDFGGGAVAPRPGPARGRERSTLRLALRVNRAPLITWALAFVGLGFVFGYFTTSIKGILEDNPAVQHVLAAGATSPGELISAFVVTVLSLVGILAAIPGIQIMLKVRAEELADRVEPLLAGSVPRARYYGGNVVIALLAPAVSLLLAGLLIATLASTADIGVDFGDVVLQAAATIPAVWTVVAFSVFVIGARPQVLLAAWLGVLASFALTLLGPTFKLWDGILAISPFWHVPNVTDESMDGMGLVWTSLVTLLFLVVGFAGFRRRDLAVS
- a CDS encoding ribonucleoside triphosphate reductase — its product is MHAPDTVTVSSTVEEYLDRSDWRVNANANQGYSLGGLILNASGKLIANYWLNEVYAPEAGQAHRAGDIHIHDLDVFAGYCAGWSLRMLLEEGFNGAPGKIASAPPKHLTSALGQMVNFLGTLQNEWAGAQAFSSFDTYLAPFVRLDALGYDVVLQTMQEFVFNLNIPSRWGTQTPFTNLTFDWTVPDDLAEQHPLIGGAVQPFTYGELTDEMAMINRAFIEVMSGGDAAGRAFTFPIPTYNITRDFDWDGPNVEALFAMTAKYGLPYFQNFVNSDLDPHMIRSMCCRLQLDVTELLKRGNGLFGSAEQTGSLGVVTVNCARLGFVHAGDEDAVIRRLDELLEIARNSLEIKRAVIDGHIAGGLFPYTKRYLGGLHNHFSTIGVNGLNEYVRNFTGDTDDITTDRGRALALRLLDHVRARMVDFQTSTGNMYNLEASPAEGATYRFAKEDIARFPGIIHAGTEDNPYYTNSSQLPVGWTDDPFEALEQQEELQAKYTGGTVLHLYMGEALVSAVACKNLVRRSLERFRLPYITVTPTFSICPAHGYVSGHHEQCPTCGASCEVWTRVMGYFRPISSFNIGKKGEAAERLYFSQEVAAPEAALAGAPA
- a CDS encoding TetR family transcriptional regulator; translated protein: MASEQHPPARRRPSGRRTGDSGTRDAILDAARDLFAAKGYDGASIRAIAARAGVDPALVRHFFTDKERLFATTMADRTAIPQRLAAAFSGSPDGRGRRLTTAYFEIWEDPEIRPVLLGLVRSAMTSGHGVMMLIEALTARAREDAPVPHIADSPAARGFALAASHLFGTSVARHVLQVPMLADLPLDELVDLVAPAVERYLAESA
- a CDS encoding ABC transporter ATP-binding protein — encoded protein: MADAVIEVSGLTKSFGRFPALRGLDLNVAKGEVHGFLGPNGAGKSTTIRVLLGLLRADGGTARVLGGDPWKDVVALHRRLAYVPGDVSLWPGMTGGEAIDLLGSLRGGLDEARRKDLIERFELDPTKRGRQYSKGNRQKVAIVAALASDVELLILDEPTSGLDPLMENVFQEVIGEAKARGASVLLSSHILAEVESLADRLSIIRDGRIVETGTLADLRGHTRTTIHAGLRHPLPSEVLASLHDVHVDGDKLSATVESSRIGEAMSALARYEITALTVEPPSLESLFLRLYEPDAAGADEAAR